A window from gamma proteobacterium SS-5 encodes these proteins:
- a CDS encoding glycosyltransferase, with translation MDRPCLMQALESIGEQSHSPIEVVLVKASGTRHGPVPENCGPCPVRAIGSDKNLSRPAAANVGLDHALGEYIGFLDDDDLLDSNHVEGLVVLLQQHPEIRAAYAGVRFQGPDPGSAREFNEAYEPVRLRLGNYIPIHAVLFHRSLRDQCRFDEALEVYEDWDFWLQMSRHTDFLHLSKISATYRDIGNSAVNPSAMAVSSQRAAIYEKWRLRFSGEEIEELLGYSEMHFSRPLRQHAQQLQSKVQGLEVEKDRLWVHIRQLQAEIDKILQSTSWRVTTPLRWAGDVLARARQLGRNLNRLVRQQGGLAHAAGKTLKLVRQEGWQGFLWRCKRELSSDPGQLSGNDYQLWIEHYDQPGEPEIKAMHRQMRAFVRQPKISILMPVYNPNLRWLQQAIDSVLAQIYPHWELCIADDASTQPEVRQMLQGLATQDQRIKVVLRKTNGHIAAASNSALEIASGAYVALMDQDDLLAADALYHVAKALEQEDIALIYSDEDKIDEQNRRHAPYFKCDWNYDLFLSHNMICHLGVYDAAQVRALGGFNEALSGAQDYDLALRLIERISPERIRHIPRVLYHWRSHHASTASEESVKPYALEAGEKALNQHLQRRGIAGQAILQPGGHYRVRYQLPDPAPRVGLIIPTRNGLELLKTCLGSILNKSTYPNYQVLIVDNGSDDPEVLSYFDALGRDHGVRVLRDDRPFNYSALNNRAVSELDCEFVALVNNDIEVISPDWLEEMVSLAAQPGVGAVGARLWYPDDRLQHAGVIMVGGVAGHAHKGLPRGAPGYAKRAILLQSFSAVTAACLVVRRSTFLAADGLDEEHLAIAFNDIDFCLKLETLGHRNIWTPYAELYHHESASRGLETTPEKQQRFAQEVRFMQDKWGERLRLDPAYSPNLSLDREDFSLAWPPRVPPITASDA, from the coding sequence ATGGACAGGCCCTGTCTGATGCAGGCCCTGGAATCCATTGGCGAGCAAAGCCATTCCCCTATCGAGGTTGTCCTGGTCAAGGCTTCTGGCACGCGGCATGGACCTGTACCCGAAAACTGCGGGCCATGCCCGGTGCGCGCCATAGGCAGCGACAAGAATCTGTCTCGGCCCGCAGCGGCGAATGTCGGACTGGATCATGCGTTGGGTGAATATATTGGTTTTCTGGATGATGACGATTTGCTGGATAGCAATCACGTCGAGGGCCTCGTCGTGCTACTGCAGCAGCACCCCGAGATCCGGGCGGCCTATGCCGGGGTGCGTTTCCAAGGGCCTGATCCGGGCTCTGCCAGGGAGTTCAACGAGGCCTATGAGCCGGTCAGGCTGCGGCTGGGCAACTACATACCCATTCACGCGGTCCTGTTTCACCGTTCTCTCCGTGACCAGTGCCGCTTTGATGAGGCGCTGGAGGTCTATGAGGACTGGGATTTCTGGTTGCAGATGTCGCGCCACACGGATTTTCTGCATCTATCCAAAATAAGCGCCACCTATCGGGATATCGGCAATTCGGCGGTGAATCCCTCGGCCATGGCGGTCAGCAGCCAGCGGGCGGCCATCTACGAGAAATGGCGGCTGCGGTTCAGTGGCGAGGAGATAGAAGAATTGCTGGGCTATAGCGAAATGCACTTCTCTCGGCCACTACGCCAGCATGCGCAACAGTTGCAGAGCAAGGTGCAAGGCCTTGAGGTTGAGAAAGACCGCCTATGGGTACATATCCGGCAATTGCAGGCGGAGATCGACAAAATCCTCCAATCGACCAGTTGGCGTGTCACCACCCCGTTGCGCTGGGCAGGGGATGTGCTGGCCCGCGCCAGGCAGCTGGGCAGGAATCTGAATCGGCTGGTGCGCCAGCAGGGCGGCTTGGCACATGCCGCAGGCAAGACCCTCAAATTGGTTCGGCAGGAAGGTTGGCAGGGGTTCTTGTGGCGTTGCAAAAGGGAGCTATCATCGGACCCAGGTCAGCTATCCGGAAACGACTACCAACTCTGGATCGAGCACTACGACCAGCCCGGCGAGCCTGAGATAAAGGCCATGCACAGGCAGATGCGGGCCTTCGTCAGGCAACCGAAAATCTCCATCCTCATGCCGGTTTATAATCCCAACCTGCGCTGGCTGCAACAGGCCATTGACTCGGTTCTGGCGCAGATCTACCCCCATTGGGAACTCTGCATTGCCGACGATGCATCGACCCAGCCCGAGGTGCGGCAGATGCTGCAGGGCCTGGCCACTCAGGATCAGCGCATCAAAGTGGTCTTGCGCAAGACCAATGGCCATATCGCGGCGGCCAGCAACAGTGCCCTGGAGATCGCCAGCGGGGCCTACGTCGCCCTGATGGATCAGGACGACCTGCTGGCTGCAGATGCCCTCTACCATGTAGCCAAGGCCCTGGAGCAGGAAGACATAGCCCTGATCTACAGCGATGAAGACAAGATCGACGAGCAGAACAGGCGTCATGCACCCTACTTCAAGTGTGACTGGAACTATGATCTGTTCCTCTCGCACAACATGATCTGCCATCTCGGTGTCTATGACGCCGCGCAGGTCAGGGCCTTGGGTGGCTTCAATGAAGCACTGTCCGGTGCCCAGGATTACGACCTGGCCTTGCGTCTGATCGAACGGATTTCACCCGAACGGATCAGACACATCCCCCGCGTGCTCTATCACTGGCGCAGTCATCATGCCAGTACGGCCTCGGAGGAATCGGTTAAGCCCTATGCCCTGGAGGCCGGAGAGAAGGCCCTCAACCAGCACCTGCAGCGGCGTGGCATAGCTGGCCAGGCAATACTCCAGCCGGGTGGGCATTATCGGGTTCGCTACCAGCTACCGGACCCTGCCCCACGGGTTGGACTGATCATTCCCACGCGCAATGGCCTGGAGCTTCTGAAGACCTGTCTTGGCAGCATCCTGAACAAGAGCACCTATCCCAATTACCAGGTTCTCATCGTCGATAACGGCTCGGATGACCCCGAAGTGCTGAGCTACTTCGATGCCCTCGGGCGTGACCATGGGGTTCGTGTTCTCAGAGATGACCGGCCCTTCAATTATTCGGCATTGAACAATCGGGCCGTATCCGAGTTGGACTGCGAATTTGTGGCATTGGTGAATAATGACATAGAGGTCATCAGCCCCGACTGGCTGGAAGAGATGGTCAGCCTGGCGGCACAACCCGGGGTAGGTGCCGTGGGTGCCCGCCTGTGGTACCCCGATGATAGATTGCAGCACGCGGGGGTCATCATGGTCGGCGGGGTTGCCGGTCATGCCCACAAGGGGCTGCCCCGTGGCGCGCCGGGCTATGCCAAGAGGGCTATACTGCTGCAATCCTTCTCGGCGGTTACCGCTGCCTGTCTGGTGGTTCGCAGATCCACTTTTCTGGCAGCGGACGGACTGGACGAGGAGCATCTGGCCATCGCCTTCAACGATATAGATTTCTGTCTCAAGCTGGAAACCCTGGGCCACCGGAATATCTGGACCCCCTACGCCGAACTCTATCACCATGAGTCTGCCAGTCGTGGCCTGGAGACCACGCCGGAAAAACAACAACGTTTTGCCCAAGAGGTTCGTTTCATGCAGGACAAGTGGGGGGAGCGGCTGAGGCTTGATCCGGCCTACAGCCCCAATCTCAGTCTGGATCGGGAGGACTTCTCGCTGGCCTGGCCACCCAGGGTACCGCCCATCACGGCATCGGACGCCTAG
- a CDS encoding type I secretion system permease/ATPase, producing the protein MNKTDHKSPLAEVLSRVSRSFVAAGIFSFFINLLMLTPPLYMLQLYDRVLTSRSESTLVMLTLVVVFLFISMAMLEFIRSRVLIRVGSQIEESLNQRLFDASMKLSLMNPGQGGSQPLRDLTTLRQYMTGNGLFAFFDSPWLPIYLAILYLFHPYYGIFATLAAVVLVSLAFVNEWRTKKLLAAANGESIKSFNRAASTQRNAEVVHAMGMQDNLRGRWLEGHNKFLGLQTQASDRASVWSNVSKSIRLTSQSLMLGLGAYLVIEMELTPGMMIAGSILMGRALAPLDLLIGSWKGFSDARSAYDRLNKLLEQIPDEKDRMSLPAPQGHLLVKGVMAMPPASQNVVLSGVGFDLPAGETLGIIGPSAAGKSSLARVILGLWPIRAGEVRLDGADVTQWNRNELGPYIGYLPQDIELFDGSISENIARFGEIDPEQVVNAAKMAGVHEMILQLPEGYDTVIGMAGGALSGGQRQRVGLARAIYGHPRLVVLDEPNSNLDENGERALTAAIKSLKERKVTVILITHRTSIIDVVDRLLVLQNGQGVMYGPKQEVLQKLAAATQAKQPPALTA; encoded by the coding sequence ATGAACAAAACCGACCACAAATCCCCCCTGGCCGAGGTCCTTTCCCGCGTCAGCCGTTCCTTTGTTGCCGCTGGGATATTCAGCTTTTTCATCAACTTGCTGATGCTGACCCCGCCGCTGTACATGCTCCAGCTGTACGACCGGGTGCTGACCAGCCGGAGTGAATCGACCCTGGTGATGCTGACCCTGGTGGTGGTGTTTCTGTTTATCAGCATGGCCATGCTGGAGTTCATCCGCTCGCGGGTGCTGATCCGGGTGGGCAGCCAGATCGAGGAGTCGCTCAATCAGCGCCTGTTCGATGCCTCGATGAAGCTGAGCCTGATGAACCCCGGCCAGGGCGGCTCCCAGCCGTTGCGGGACCTGACCACCCTGCGCCAGTACATGACCGGCAACGGCCTGTTCGCCTTCTTTGACAGCCCCTGGCTGCCGATTTATCTGGCCATTCTCTACCTGTTCCACCCCTATTACGGCATCTTTGCCACCCTGGCCGCGGTTGTTTTGGTGTCCCTGGCCTTTGTCAACGAGTGGCGCACCAAGAAGCTGCTGGCGGCGGCCAATGGGGAGAGTATCAAATCCTTCAACCGCGCCGCCAGTACCCAGCGCAATGCCGAGGTGGTACACGCCATGGGTATGCAGGACAACCTGCGCGGGCGCTGGCTGGAGGGGCACAACAAGTTCCTCGGCCTGCAGACCCAGGCCAGCGACCGGGCCAGCGTGTGGAGCAACGTGAGTAAGTCCATCCGCCTGACCTCGCAGTCGCTGATGCTGGGGCTGGGTGCCTATCTGGTGATCGAGATGGAGCTGACGCCGGGCATGATGATCGCCGGTTCCATCCTCATGGGCCGCGCCCTGGCCCCGCTGGATTTGCTGATCGGCAGCTGGAAGGGCTTTTCCGATGCCCGTTCGGCCTACGACCGGCTGAACAAGCTGCTGGAGCAGATCCCGGACGAGAAGGACCGCATGAGCCTGCCCGCGCCCCAGGGCCATCTGCTGGTGAAGGGGGTGATGGCCATGCCGCCGGCCAGCCAGAACGTGGTGCTCAGCGGGGTGGGCTTTGACCTGCCGGCCGGTGAGACCCTGGGCATCATCGGCCCCAGCGCGGCGGGCAAGTCGAGCCTGGCGCGGGTGATCCTGGGCCTGTGGCCGATCCGGGCCGGTGAGGTACGCCTGGACGGGGCCGATGTGACCCAGTGGAACCGCAATGAGCTGGGGCCTTACATCGGCTATCTGCCGCAGGATATCGAGCTGTTCGATGGCAGCATCTCGGAGAACATCGCCCGCTTTGGCGAGATCGACCCCGAGCAGGTGGTCAACGCGGCGAAGATGGCCGGGGTGCATGAGATGATACTGCAACTGCCGGAGGGCTACGATACAGTAATCGGCATGGCCGGGGGTGCCCTGTCCGGTGGCCAGCGCCAGCGCGTGGGCCTGGCCCGGGCCATCTATGGCCATCCTCGGCTGGTGGTGCTGGACGAGCCCAACTCCAACCTGGACGAGAACGGCGAGCGCGCCCTGACCGCGGCCATCAAGTCCCTGAAGGAGCGTAAGGTAACCGTCATCCTCATCACCCACCGCACCAGTATCATCGATGTGGTGGACCGGCTGCTGGTGCTGCAGAACGGTCAGGGGGTGATGTACGGCCCCAAGCAGGAGGTGTTGCAGAAGCTGGCCGCCGCTACCCAGGCCAAGCAGCCGCCGGCCCTGACCGCCTGA
- a CDS encoding HlyD family type I secretion periplasmic adaptor subunit, whose translation MSQAPKDTETPLAKPAEGETQIQPHSARPQPEPEADEFANTGAPDSNDRKYRRFGNLVLLVMLGGLAAWSVTAPIDSAVLATGQVKVESNRKTVQHLEGGLVSEIAVSDGDYVDKGQLLLKLDDVQSRVQLDIVRWQFYNEQTKLARLQAERDGLDKIEFPEVADQDFDQSELDDLRQQETRLFDFRQRSMQGEIDVLENRIEQLGQQIEGLEAVSRIKQDRIVLSSDEIAEWQSLYDRQLADKQQLRQIEHQKLSLEGEVAQHKADIARLKIQIGEAKSQILLLKQQFLTDVLAQLRESLAALADFRVRMISLSDRVERTTITAPDSGLVVGMDIHTLGAVISPGTPIMHIVPQSQKFVVDARIETTDIDRVFPKQPADIRFSAFDMTDTPVIEGEVQRVSADSLVDEHSGVPYYEVKVLVTGTGMQQMQEYNLELMSGMPAEVMIKAGARTFAQYLVQPISNMFARAFKEE comes from the coding sequence ATGTCACAAGCCCCGAAAGATACCGAGACCCCCCTGGCCAAGCCCGCCGAGGGTGAGACCCAGATCCAGCCGCACAGCGCCAGGCCGCAGCCCGAGCCCGAGGCTGACGAGTTTGCCAATACCGGCGCGCCGGACTCCAACGACCGCAAGTACCGCCGCTTTGGCAACCTGGTGCTGCTGGTGATGCTGGGCGGCCTGGCCGCCTGGTCGGTCACCGCGCCGATCGACAGCGCCGTGCTGGCCACCGGCCAGGTCAAGGTGGAATCCAACCGCAAGACGGTGCAGCACCTGGAGGGCGGCCTGGTCAGCGAGATCGCCGTCAGCGATGGGGATTACGTGGACAAGGGCCAGCTGCTGCTGAAGCTGGACGACGTACAATCCCGGGTGCAGCTGGACATAGTCCGCTGGCAGTTCTACAACGAGCAGACCAAGCTGGCCCGCCTGCAGGCGGAGCGGGATGGATTGGACAAAATCGAATTCCCCGAGGTGGCCGACCAGGACTTCGATCAGTCGGAACTGGACGACCTGCGCCAGCAGGAGACGCGCCTGTTCGACTTCCGCCAGAGGTCCATGCAGGGCGAGATCGACGTACTGGAGAACCGCATCGAACAGCTCGGCCAGCAGATCGAGGGCCTGGAGGCTGTGTCCCGCATCAAACAGGACCGTATCGTGCTGTCCAGCGATGAGATCGCCGAGTGGCAGAGCCTGTATGACCGCCAGCTGGCGGACAAGCAGCAGCTGCGCCAGATCGAGCACCAGAAGCTGTCCCTTGAGGGCGAGGTGGCCCAGCACAAGGCCGACATCGCCCGCCTGAAGATCCAGATCGGCGAGGCCAAGTCGCAGATCCTGCTGCTCAAACAGCAGTTTCTCACCGATGTGCTGGCCCAGCTGCGCGAGAGCCTGGCCGCCCTGGCGGACTTCCGCGTGCGCATGATCTCGCTCAGCGACCGGGTCGAGCGCACCACCATCACGGCACCGGACAGCGGCCTGGTGGTGGGCATGGACATACATACCCTGGGCGCGGTGATCTCACCCGGCACGCCGATCATGCACATAGTGCCCCAGTCGCAGAAGTTCGTGGTGGACGCCCGCATCGAGACCACGGACATCGACCGGGTGTTTCCCAAGCAACCGGCGGATATCCGCTTTTCCGCCTTTGACATGACCGATACGCCGGTGATCGAGGGCGAGGTGCAGCGGGTCTCCGCCGATAGCCTGGTGGACGAACACAGCGGCGTGCCGTACTATGAGGTCAAGGTGCTGGTCACCGGAACAGGCATGCAACAGATGCAGGAATACAACCTGGAACTCATGTCCGGCATGCCCGCCGAGGTGATGATCAAGGCCGGGGCCCGTACCTTCGCCCAGTACCTGGTTCAACCCATCAGCAACATGTTTGCCCGCGCCTTCAAAGAGGAGTAA
- a CDS encoding TolC family outer membrane protein, whose amino-acid sequence MSFLSAPLRRPLLLCCLCLLPGLGQAQVGLADAFLLSLDNDARLSAARQRNRATAEGIDQARAQMLPNMGLSASYTSADYEQRGVETPIESSNINLNISQPVFDKRLFSSYERAKLSKGSADIELEGERQSLALGVAEAYLAILLADRQLALYQAETKRYKQEAVKVSAALELGLASKADLLDAKARNEEVMSQVTSAQRQLEQQRLALQRRVGRLFSTQELKTLPEFTYRPPVFDAEDWVERVARQNVNARLAGSEVRVADSSVKVERADHFPKLSLQARVSDSSNDDYSIQSGPDARITLALEVPIYRGGYTNSRVRQALAEKNQASERLRDAHEQALLEAQQVLLTLDSGRARIRFLRSAVKARQSSLEAAEESRKLGLKDLVYVLDAQANLYQTRRELNTAIHEHLLNRAYLYSLAGELSEETLAQLDRLLVK is encoded by the coding sequence ATGTCCTTTCTGAGCGCGCCCCTGCGCCGCCCCCTGCTGCTTTGCTGCCTGTGCCTGCTGCCCGGCCTGGGGCAGGCCCAGGTCGGTCTGGCCGACGCCTTCCTGCTATCGCTGGACAACGATGCCCGCCTCTCCGCCGCCCGGCAGCGTAACCGAGCTACCGCCGAGGGCATAGACCAGGCCAGGGCGCAGATGCTGCCCAACATGGGCCTGTCCGCCAGCTATACCTCGGCGGACTACGAGCAGCGCGGGGTGGAAACACCCATCGAGAGCAGCAACATCAATCTCAACATCAGCCAGCCGGTATTCGACAAGCGACTGTTCTCCAGCTACGAACGGGCCAAGCTGAGCAAGGGCTCGGCCGATATCGAGCTGGAGGGCGAGCGCCAATCCCTGGCCCTGGGGGTGGCCGAGGCCTATCTGGCGATCCTGCTGGCAGACAGGCAGCTGGCCCTGTATCAGGCCGAGACCAAGCGCTACAAACAGGAGGCGGTGAAGGTATCCGCCGCCCTGGAACTGGGCCTGGCGAGCAAGGCCGATCTGCTCGACGCCAAGGCACGCAACGAGGAGGTCATGTCCCAGGTGACCAGCGCCCAGCGCCAGCTGGAACAGCAGCGCCTGGCCCTGCAACGACGGGTGGGCAGGCTGTTCAGCACCCAGGAACTCAAGACCCTGCCGGAATTCACCTACCGGCCGCCGGTGTTCGATGCCGAGGACTGGGTGGAGCGGGTGGCACGGCAAAACGTGAATGCCCGCCTGGCCGGTAGCGAGGTGCGGGTGGCCGACAGCAGCGTCAAGGTGGAGCGTGCCGACCACTTCCCCAAGCTCAGCCTGCAGGCGCGGGTAAGTGATTCGTCCAACGATGATTACTCCATCCAAAGCGGGCCGGACGCCCGTATCACCCTGGCCCTGGAAGTGCCTATCTACCGAGGCGGCTACACCAACTCACGGGTGCGCCAGGCCCTGGCGGAGAAGAATCAGGCCAGCGAGCGCCTGCGCGATGCCCACGAGCAGGCCCTGCTGGAGGCCCAGCAGGTGCTGCTGACCCTGGACTCCGGACGGGCCCGGATCCGTTTCCTGCGCTCGGCGGTCAAGGCCCGGCAAAGCTCCCTGGAAGCGGCCGAAGAATCGCGCAAGCTTGGGCTCAAGGACCTGGTCTATGTGCTGGACGCCCAGGCCAACCTGTACCAGACCCGGCGCGAACTCAATACCGCCATCCACGAACACCTGCTCAACCGCGCCTATCTCTACTCCCTGGCCGGCGAACTGAGCGAAGAGACCCTGGCACAGCTGGATCGCCTGCTGGTGAAGTGA
- a CDS encoding SapC family protein — protein MANYSVISKEQHADKGWRRYSSYAFAAGDNLAPLVMQELPRAAMTLPIGFIQVEEHFVPVAVQGLAQGKNLFVAADGRWLAGYIPAAYRAYPFKLARTETDQQVLCIDEDSGLICAQGEGEAFFDAEGKASQAVSDVLNFISQVEANRQATQTLCDRLAEQGLFQPWPIKIKLAEGERDIGGLFRIDEARLNSLEPEQFEAVRKAGGLPLIYCQLLSMQHLAILGKLAEAHAKASQPLPQTAQGELDLEFLNQSDTINFSGL, from the coding sequence ATGGCCAACTACAGCGTAATTTCCAAAGAACAACATGCCGACAAGGGCTGGCGGCGCTATTCCAGCTACGCCTTTGCCGCCGGTGACAACCTGGCACCCCTGGTGATGCAGGAGCTGCCACGGGCGGCGATGACCCTGCCCATTGGCTTCATCCAGGTAGAGGAGCACTTTGTGCCGGTGGCGGTGCAGGGTCTGGCCCAGGGCAAGAACCTGTTCGTTGCCGCCGATGGCCGCTGGCTGGCGGGCTACATCCCCGCCGCCTACCGCGCCTACCCGTTCAAGCTGGCGCGTACCGAAACCGATCAGCAGGTGCTGTGCATCGATGAAGACAGTGGCCTGATCTGCGCCCAGGGCGAGGGCGAGGCCTTTTTCGACGCCGAGGGCAAGGCCAGCCAGGCGGTAAGCGATGTGCTGAACTTCATCAGCCAGGTGGAGGCCAACCGCCAGGCCACCCAGACCCTGTGCGACCGGCTGGCCGAGCAGGGGTTGTTTCAGCCCTGGCCGATCAAGATCAAGCTGGCCGAGGGCGAACGCGATATCGGCGGCCTGTTCCGCATCGACGAGGCCCGGCTCAATAGCCTGGAGCCTGAGCAGTTCGAGGCCGTGCGCAAGGCCGGTGGTCTGCCCCTGATCTACTGCCAGCTGCTGTCCATGCAGCACCTGGCTATCCTCGGCAAACTGGCCGAGGCCCACGCCAAGGCCAGCCAGCCCCTGCCCCAGACCGCGCAAGGCGAGCTGGATCTGGAGTTTCTCAACCAGAGCGACACCATCAACTTCAGTGGGCTATGA
- the aroK gene encoding shikimate kinase AroK, translated as MGAGKTTIGRQLAARLGMQFVDSDHELQHRTGVDIPTIFEFEGEAGFRQRERDMIEELSRREGVVLATGGGVVLDADNRRHLSGRGRVVYLYCTPEQQFERTRHDKNRPLLQTPDPQARLRTLFQQRDPLYRELADITIITEKRPATSVTREILQRLEQSATKDQG; from the coding sequence ATGGGTGCCGGCAAGACCACCATAGGCCGACAGCTGGCCGCCCGCTTGGGCATGCAGTTTGTCGATAGCGACCACGAGTTGCAGCACCGAACCGGGGTGGACATACCCACCATCTTCGAGTTTGAGGGGGAGGCCGGTTTTCGCCAGCGCGAGCGTGACATGATCGAGGAACTCAGTCGGCGGGAGGGGGTGGTGCTGGCCACCGGCGGCGGCGTGGTGCTGGATGCCGACAACCGCCGTCACCTCAGTGGCCGGGGCCGGGTGGTGTATCTCTACTGCACCCCGGAGCAGCAGTTCGAGCGCACCCGCCACGACAAGAACCGGCCCCTGCTACAGACGCCGGACCCGCAGGCACGGCTCAGGACCCTGTTCCAGCAGCGTGACCCCCTGTACCGCGAGCTGGCGGACATCACCATCATTACGGAGAAACGCCCGGCCACGTCAGTTACCCGCGAGATCCTGCAACGCCTGGAACAGAGCGCCACAAAAGACCAGGGCTGA
- a CDS encoding FAD-dependent oxidoreductase — protein sequence MSNFSRRDFIKLTGGATAAAATMGFSPFAIGGAAKKVVVVGGGTGGATAAKYIRMADPSIEVTLIEPNPIYHTCYLSNEVLAGVRTMEQISVSYDGLKKHGIKVVKAMASKVDADKKQVVTDQGNFPFDRCVVSPGISLMYDAYEGYSKEASEGPVPHAWKAGPQTALLRKQLVDMKDGGVVVMVAPPNPFRCPPGPYERAAQMALYLKNHKPKSKIIILDPKAKFSKMGLFTAGWKKHYGDMIEWRGTPEGADDNKVTAINAANKTVTTAFDEIKADVLNLIPPQKAGKIALDSGLANDKGWCPVNQKTFESSVKAGVHVIGDASIASPMSKSGYSANSQGKVCAAAVVALLNGQEAPDPAYVNTCYSIIAPDDGISVAAVYRYADGKISGVQGAGGLTPPYGKTTDAMRAREVQYAYSWYKNIVHDSFG from the coding sequence ATGAGTAATTTCAGTCGTAGAGACTTTATCAAATTGACCGGTGGCGCCACTGCGGCGGCCGCCACTATGGGTTTCAGCCCCTTCGCCATAGGCGGCGCGGCGAAAAAGGTCGTGGTCGTTGGTGGCGGCACCGGCGGTGCCACCGCCGCCAAATACATCCGCATGGCAGACCCCAGCATAGAGGTTACCCTGATCGAACCCAATCCGATCTACCACACCTGCTACCTGAGCAACGAGGTACTGGCCGGCGTGCGCACCATGGAACAGATCAGCGTCAGCTACGATGGCCTGAAGAAGCACGGTATCAAGGTGGTCAAGGCCATGGCCAGCAAGGTAGATGCCGATAAAAAGCAGGTGGTTACCGATCAGGGCAACTTCCCCTTCGACCGCTGCGTGGTCTCCCCCGGTATCAGCCTGATGTACGATGCCTATGAGGGCTACAGCAAGGAGGCCTCCGAAGGCCCCGTGCCCCACGCCTGGAAGGCCGGACCGCAGACCGCCCTGCTGCGCAAGCAGCTGGTGGACATGAAAGACGGCGGCGTGGTCGTCATGGTCGCCCCGCCCAACCCCTTCCGCTGCCCGCCAGGGCCCTATGAGCGCGCCGCGCAGATGGCCCTCTATCTGAAGAACCACAAGCCCAAATCGAAGATCATCATCCTCGACCCCAAGGCCAAGTTCTCCAAGATGGGCCTGTTCACCGCCGGTTGGAAGAAGCACTACGGCGACATGATCGAGTGGCGTGGCACCCCGGAGGGGGCCGATGACAACAAGGTCACCGCCATCAATGCGGCCAACAAGACCGTGACCACCGCCTTTGACGAAATCAAGGCCGATGTGCTCAACCTGATCCCGCCGCAGAAGGCCGGCAAGATCGCGCTGGACTCAGGCCTGGCCAACGACAAGGGCTGGTGCCCGGTCAACCAGAAGACCTTTGAGTCCAGCGTCAAGGCCGGCGTGCATGTCATTGGTGATGCCTCCATCGCCTCACCCATGTCCAAGTCCGGCTACTCCGCCAACTCCCAGGGCAAGGTCTGCGCCGCCGCCGTGGTGGCCCTGCTCAACGGCCAGGAGGCCCCGGACCCGGCCTATGTCAACACCTGCTACTCCATCATCGCCCCCGATGACGGTATCTCGGTAGCCGCCGTGTACCGCTATGCCGACGGCAAGATCTCAGGCGTGCAGGGAGCCGGTGGCCTCACCCCGCCCTACGGCAAGACCACAGACGCCATGCGCGCCCGTGAGGTGCAGTACGCCTATTCCTGGTACAAAAACATAGTGCATGACAGCTTCGGCTGA
- a CDS encoding c-type cytochrome, which produces MQKLKLKGTLLACSLALSGATFAAPSGAMLGNTCAGCHGTNGNSVGPASPTIAGMDTEVFIDAMTTYKDDSRPSTIMGRLAKGYSEDEIAAMAEYFAGQKFQPADQPFDPALADKGGKVHERYCEKCHEDGGRSAEDGGILAGQWTPYMVYAMEDFMSGAREMPKKMKRQVEKMQKRAGKGAAEQLLHFYASQK; this is translated from the coding sequence ATGCAGAAATTGAAACTCAAGGGCACGCTGCTGGCGTGCAGTCTGGCGTTGAGCGGCGCCACCTTTGCCGCTCCCAGCGGTGCCATGCTGGGCAACACCTGTGCCGGCTGTCACGGCACCAACGGCAACAGTGTGGGCCCGGCCAGCCCGACCATTGCCGGCATGGATACCGAGGTATTCATCGATGCCATGACCACCTACAAGGACGACTCCCGTCCCTCCACCATCATGGGGCGTCTGGCCAAGGGCTACAGCGAGGATGAAATTGCCGCCATGGCGGAATACTTCGCCGGGCAGAAGTTCCAACCGGCCGATCAGCCCTTTGACCCCGCCCTGGCGGACAAGGGAGGCAAGGTGCATGAGCGCTATTGCGAAAAGTGCCACGAAGACGGCGGCCGTTCGGCCGAGGATGGCGGCATCCTGGCCGGTCAGTGGACGCCTTACATGGTCTATGCCATGGAGGACTTCATGAGCGGTGCGCGTGAGATGCCGAAGAAGATGAAGCGTCAGGTAGAAAAGATGCAAAAACGGGCCGGAAAGGGTGCCGCAGAGCAGCTACTGCACTTCTACGCCAGCCAGAAATAA